The DNA segment ATGATATTAGGCTCTCCCTAACTTCATGTGAATATCCACAAAATTTACCCGTCCCTAACAAAGGAGACTCGGAGCTTTCACCATTTCGAATCATTACATACTGATTACACTCGTGctcatttgttatattaaaatgctcaaaatttattttaactgtgCGGCCAGGTCGAACTTTTATTGTCCAATTGCAGCGGATGTTATTTCTAAAATCACGTTCGCCCCAAGAAAATTCAATCGTACCAGACTCCTTAGAAATAACTCCTCCGCATTTTGATGTTACACTAGCGGAGAAACCCTTCCCAGCAATTGAACTATCTGTTTGTAACATTACTTTAAGTACCTGTGATATTTCAAATCCTTGCtttacattttcaaataaacaaagattttCTTTTACTAATTTCCAATCTTCTTTCAAGTTTCGCGAATATATTGATACATGATCGGCATAGCATGCGGAGGTTTcttctaatttaaaatcattaaagttTAATTGCAAATGGTGACCTACAGTTGCTTCAAACATCCATTCACATAATAAATCTTCTCCATATTCTTCCGGATACTTGGgcgaataaaaattaaccactGCTCCTGCGGCTATAACTCTGCTTTCGTTATAACCACATCTTTTCAATGTTCCACTTTCAATCACAGGCTTCGCCTCGCTTTGGAATTACTAATTCATcgatatttaaagtaatactACTGGTCAGTTTACCAATGATACGCCATGAAAATTCACCTTCTCTGTTGTAGGGGTGAGGATAAAGCGGAGACGATATTTCTCCTTGGGATTTATCTGTTATCTCGTTTTGGTGCAGAATTCCAAAATGAGCCAAGAAGCCTGTACCGGAATTTTGATAACCACTatgaaattttatgtaaattgctGAACCAGTAGTGGTATTTACCGGTAAAGTTTCTCCACAATAAACTCCCAACAACCGACCGCCACCATTATTTTCTCGTATTTCTAAGTAATCTTCATTGCAGCGATCAGAGTAAACTATATTGAAAGCTTCAAACGTTATATACATACTGTTTCCGGGAGATGCTCGTAATGTCCAGTCACAATCGGTTCCGAGAGGATAAGAGAGAGGATAATTTGGCGAAGCGATTGATCCTTCTTCGGAGGATATTGTTCCTCCACATGCGTTTGATAAAGTCGAATAGTGTGCTGTAAAAGAACCGCTCAAAGTGTCACCATATGTTCCATGCATGATTGTTAGCGCGCTGCCGTGACTGATAATTGCACTAGGTACCTTATAACCACAATATTCTCCAATTACCGGAGAATTAATATCGTTACCGtcaaaaaattttaaaaatgacgAAGGGCACTCTTTGTTTGACATTACTTCACTACTACGCGGTATTGACATGTGTTCCACggtaagtttaattttttctcctAAATCGTGTGATAAGATGACCCAAGTACAATTATGGCGATTTTGGCTGATAAACCGATCATTGGTTATAACTCCATCGTACTTTGCTTCTATAACAGCACCACAGGTGGCAGAAAAGTTAGCTTTAAATCCTTTCGCCGAGCCAAATGAGTCCGAAGTAAATTGTAATACCATATAAGGTGTGTTGGTAATTATTTGAGATATGTTTGATTGGGGGCATATAAGATGAGTATAGTTACTATTAGCAATATAcgaattttcataaattttaatggaGTCACCACAATAGCTTTCATCGTCGTCATCGACCGAGTAGAGATCAAGGTCCAGAAAATTCAATTCTATTCTATGATTATCTGGTACGGTTATGTACCATAAGCAATCCATATTATCATTGTAGTTTTTCGGATAGTTTTCGGACGTTATAACACCGGTGCGAGACGTTATGCCACCACCGCACCCAGACGTATCCGAATCATAATAAGCTGAAAAGTAGACATCTCGTAACGAAGACTTTTTAACAAACTTTATAAAGATATAGTTACTGCTTGATTGGATGGTGTTAGAGCCCCGGtgacatattttacttatcaAATGGGATGAACTGCTTTGTCCATTATAAAATTCGATGGAATCGACTGTACAGTTCTTAGTCTCCTCGACAAACACATCGTTTAATATAACGGTCACTCGGCTACCTGGTTGCGTTTCTATCACCCATTCACATTCTAGGCCGTtcttagaatattttatattcttaggTAGTTCAATCTCACCACGCTGTTTTTTCAAGTATGCGCCACATCCATCTTTCACCCATTCCAGCCTGAATCCATTAGCAGCATTGAAATAGCCACTGACAAAATTAATTTGCATAGAATTACTTTTCGTTGAAATTGGAGCTGGCAGTGAGGTACCGCAGTGCTTGTTCGAAAAATTTTCTTCGGTTAACTccttaaattgtaaatatgatTCGCATTGTGTTCCTCCTTGTGTATATAAGGGAGAAAAATGAAAAGGACGACTATGTACGACCCAAGGACTCTGATACCTATTCCAAGGTGGAATACCTCTTAATCGGGGTCTatattgaaaagaaaaaatgttaaaatggGTGAAAGTAACATTTATTCTATTACCTAATCCAACTGTGATGTTCCAAAGACAATTCAAACTGAGAGGATAATTGTTAGGATATCCAGGACTTTCTATAACGCCGTAGCTGCCgcttatatttgtattacaaaTAGTTTCATAATTAAGCAAAAATCCTTTGCCACCCAAAAATACATCTGATCTAAACTTTATGAATGCATAGTTACTTTTAGTTTCAATACTGGtctgattattatttaattcacaaAACCTCCCTAAACTAGGGGCATAGACATCGCGTCCGTCATATATTTCTACATAGTCGTCCCTACAGTTCATTGTTTGTTCTAAGTCCAAGTCTGCAAATACAATTCGAATACGCGAGCCGCTACTCgtaacaattttatagaaGCATTCCGCATCGTCGTTATAATTTTGTGGATAATTAGGAGAGGATATCGACCCGGCGACGCTTGTTAATGTACCGCCACAGCCCCTTAGTGCTCCATCCCATTCTATACTAAATCCTTTCCCCGATAAATAGAAATCGGAATGGAAGTGAATGTAAAGATTGTGAGCGGTGGAGACGAtacgttttgttttaaaagagCCACATAATTTAGCAAGCAAAGATGCGCTATCGGATGATCCATCTCTAATCAACAAATAATCACCTAAATCACATTTTTCTCTAATAGGCATTTCTAAATCAAAATCTTTAATCTTTAACGCAATTTGTTGGCCTTCAGGCACAGTAATCGTCCAAGTACAATCTTTGTTGGGTTCGTAATTGTCCGGCCACCCCGGTGAATATATGTAACCGctcgttttaatataaacgcCGCCACAGTGTGATTTTTCATCTAAAAAGGAATATGAAAGAGAAAATCCGAGACCACTGACGCTTTTATCCGATTGAAACTTTAACATTAGTTTGTTTGATGTGGTAGTTAAAGCTGGTGGAAGAGATTTACCGCAATATTTACCTAAACTTGTCCCATTAATATAATCATCATCAATTTCAATCAGTTCTAGAAAGTCATTTTCACAAGTGAACTGTGTCTCAGTATCGAATCTATTCCACGTCAATTTAATGTGCATTGCTTCGGGCGCAATCAAAACCCACGTACACGACTGATCGTTGCTATAATATACCTTACCGGAAGCCGGATAGTTTATAAGTCCCGTTGTTTCTCTATAAATACCTCCGCATTCTATATCTAAAGTCGTATAATTTGCGAAAAATCCTGTCCCCGATATACTCATGTCAGAGTGGAATCCGATGAACAAATAATTGAAAGAAGACGTTTGTATGGGTGGGATGTGATCTGAACCGCCACAATATCTACCAAGTAGTGATGAATTAGATGTTGGTCCGTCACGGACTTCTACATAGTCATATTGACAATTATAAAATCGATTATCTTCAATATCGAAATCTTGAAATGACAACTGTATAATTTTCCCCGGAGATGTACCTATGACATATTCACATACTGTATTTTTGGGATATTTGAAAGGATAGCCTGGTGATTTTATAATTCCACTATCTCCCATTATTGTTTTGTGGCAAATAGATTCGTACGCAACTTTAAACCCACCTGAAGATATGCTTTGGTCTgatttaaatctaataaataaactattagaAGACGACGTGTAAGTCTTTGGAATCGAATTGCCACAAAATTTGCCTACCAGTTTAGAATCCTCATTAGGTCCGTCATAAATTACGATATAATCAAATCTACATCGAAACGACCTCTCTAAATTGAAAGACCGAAATGTGAGTCGTACTTTTGTTTCGGGGCtagtttgtattttgtaatcgcatataagattattaagatatttattgttgtaactCGGGGAAGTTATTTCACCTTTGTCAGCAGTATAAAAGCCACCGCAACCAGGCACACCTTCCACGGGGGCATACGTGATTTGAAAGCCTTTTCCAGACCCATAGGCATCAGAATGGAAATGAATAAGTATTTCGGGACTCGACGATTGCACAGGTGCCGGTTGAGAGGaattacagtatttatttaataatggaTCGGTTACGTGTAATCCGTCGTATATTGCTAGATAATCAAAACTACAATTTGGGTGTGTTTCCAAATCCAACtggaaaaaatgtaattgtattCTCTTAcgtaaatttgtatttaagcGCCAATAGCAATCACGATTTGGGGGATATGGGCCAGGTGAACCTGGCGAATTTACCCGGCCATGCTGAGTAGCATCAATAACACCTCCACAAATTGGACTTATACTATTCCAATGTAAGGCAAATCCCTCTGCCGATATAGTTTGATCGGAACGAAACCAAAAGTATAAATTGTTGTGACTAGATATAATATTTCCTCCTTTTGGCAGATCAGTACCACAAAACCTACCTACTAGCTGGCTGGCTGAACTTCTTCCGTCATGAATTTGaacaaaatcataataacATTCGGCGTGATGTTCTAAATGAAATTTACTAAAGGTCACATTAATAACTTTATCTGGGGATGTGTGTATTACCCAAGCGCATCGTGCATTGGGTCTATATGTTGTGTTAGTTGGAGGATAAATTATACTACCTTCTTCCGCGTCGAGCACACCACCACATGTTTCTACTCGAAGTTGACACAAATCTCCCGTAAACATAGCCGTACATTCACATCGAAATCGTCGTGCCAATCTTCCATTACTTCTACACGTTCCACCATTTAAACAGGGGTTGTTGGAACAGATACCAGCTTGAATGTCACAGTGAACGCCGCCATATCCTTCATCACATATACAAGTGTATCCGTAACGAAGTTGATGACACACGCCGTTTGCCCCACAAGGATTGTTTTCGCATCCAGTACCATTTCTTAGTTTATTTGAAGCTACAAAGCATCCGTTAGTACCAATTCCATCTCCTGACATGCCCCGTGGGCAAACACATTGCACTATTTGTCCTCCATAGCCAGGAATTTCAATACATTGAGCGGAAGGATGGCAGCCACCACTGTTAATGCTACATGAACCCCTCCATGTGCAGGTAACACCGTCACCTTCAAAGCCCGGTGGACAGGAGCCACAGAGTCGAGAACCTATCGTGTTATGACAAGATACTCTGGGGCTCAAACTGCATCCACCGTTCGGCAAAGTGAGACATTCATCGACATCATGACAAACGTAACCATCTCCTTCATAACCGACAGGACAAGAGCCACAAACAAATGAACCAGGTAGGTTAATACATTCGACGGGTGGGTTTACGGAACACCGAGGACCTTGAGATGATAAACATTCATTTACGTCTGTGAGACATGCTATACTTGTGTCATTTGTTGTCCATCCCTGATCACAGAGGCACTTAATTCCGACACCAGTGGTAACTTGTAAACAGGTGCCATGCCCGCAAATTTCAAAGTCATTGCCAGTACAATTTCTCTCTTTTCTGGTACAGTGTAGGCCAAACCATCCGGGCTTACAAATACACTCGTATGAGCCAGGCCTGTTAATGCATGTAGCACCATTTTGGCAGCCTAAATCTGTGCCAGCATAATTTCTACATTCATTAACATCTTCATCACAATTAACTCCTTTCCAATTGGACGGACATAAGCAATAATATCCATTGACAAGATTTAAACACGTCCCGCCGTTCTCGCAGGGATGTGACTGACATTCCTCCTTTCCTTTCCTGTTAATTAAACTCTGAATGGTGCGTATTCTGTTtcttaatgtattaatttgtcGTGTGAGGTATGtgacatttaaagaaattgtagAAGGCAATGTTGTACTAAAGCTTTCCAAGCGTTCAATTCTTCCTATAATGTCATTGGGATCTGCAATTTTATTACCTCGGTCACTGTTGCTGTATTCAAATGATGGCTTCCAAATATCTTCTTTCTTGGTAATATTTATGTCCAGTACATTAATGTTTCCGACAAAAATACTTGATCTTGGACCatttggttttaaatatatatttttattgtaggaagattcaattattaaatcacCATCagctgttttaatttttggtcgatttttataaatatcactCTTTGAACGCACAATACAAAGAATTAAGAATagtaacttcaaaaaaaagtAAGTCATTGTCTATGAATACGGGCATCAGAAGAtactgatttttataattagttaaaatcTGAAATAAGGGGCGTTGCGCCCATGAGTGTATAATCTGACAAGGGCCAtatggttttaattttataattgtgatATCGGGCTGAAATTACATCGATTTCGAGGAAATTAGGACTAGAAGTCGTAgcattttaaagaatatatatatcagtACAATAGAACTTTATGGTTTATATCttactattactatttttcTTCGTTAtctctaaatattttttaagtgtgtatttcaagaaataaacgaTGCCAGTCACCGTACGGGACCACGCaagctgtaaagcacgcgaaacgtcggaaaaattaaaatttaaaattatgtaaataataataagttactaataatacaaatagctttaatccggttaaaaaattgttttctttcaatgtgtaaaagctatgttaaccaaagacaatactaattatacctaatcatttaataattgcaaTTGTTTTATTCAGTAACAATGCCTCGTAATTACGTCCGGAAATCGTTACATGCAACAACGGGATTCGTGATTGGCTTAAAACTAAGATGGCAAAAGTTTGAGACGTTTCAATCTTTCTCCGTTGGGGTAAGAttggtacataaaaaaaaacaattacctgtatgtttgttaaataaaggtattttttcaCTAGATTTTAGATTCGATTAGATTTCACTTAGATTTTTAGCCAGATCTATGTTTACTAGTCACTAAAAGGTATGGACTTAAAACCATTGACGATATCTCACattaatataaacgattttagaaaaaaattcaatctTTCCCTGTCACGATTTCATCTTTACCCTATTTTGTAGTCGTatctctattttttatttactaattttcTCTGATTTGGAACAGATTTAACAATATGTTATTGATATGATAGGAAAGTACATTGTTTGCTTGTTACTAATCAAAGCCATAAATTAGTAcaggttaatatttattgttctaCAAGATgtttaaacacaataaaaaaaccgTTCAATCCTCCTCCCACTCACCCTACCAAAAGTTCAAATAGCCTGTGACATTTGTATCAATGGCAAAGCCCCTGGCTAAATAAAGACAATAGGGAAGTCATTCTCAAATTAGTGAATTTCAATTATACTTCAACTAGTAAATGATTTGTTATCAAACCCAATTTActtatattctaattaaatatatttgtctaCAAATCAAAAACTAGATGTCATTAATTAGCTCTATGAGAGTCTaggtttaaattgtttttattatataggtgAATTAGTTGTACTAGTCTTTAGGGCTTTAGGTAGTTTTACTTTAGGTTGTTTTGGTTTAGgttaattgttttaagttggttggtccttatttggttaaaataaaacttcctaataattcgttgagaagaggtgaagatggaatgtggaatgtgtttaatttttaaaaactgtagatttatatacaaaagttatcctacactggccactagtggtaacatgtggtaccaagatgcgaagggtgcgtagacaataaaatcgaggcgcggcaaaaagttgtccttttctgcgcgcaaccgtcgaagggtacgaacgtgttcttctcagaacagtttgatatcgtggtctaacgataacgccaattaactgttcttttcagaacaaattattgtttcatgacgattgtacggttcctgggtcaacgggatgcttcaaataatagagatttattgatttactctatatttaccactcgcgtgttacaatagaatatgagcgaaataatgacgtgctaattgctatataccgaatgaatacaatttaacagtcaaagagagtgcctacgtctggctatgctctcggggtgtaactccgacgatttgggaaatcgtcacgcttataagtgatcgaaatgtacatccatggcacgtacaaacataggaatttgtcaagcttgtaaacgagcaagaatgtacgaaccttggcacgtacatagggatcatcacgcttataattctaagatagcctgagtgagcaaaatgtacagctttggctcgtACATACTCCCCCAGGCAAAAAGTGCAAGATGAATATGTAGTGCTTTACAAGATGAATCCATTACGTGCTTAATAGTCTCTAGGAGGTACTTAAAGTCTCTAAACTTATGCTAACACTTCCTACACCAATCCACGGCACTATCACTAACACTAAGACCTATCGGAGTCCGGTCCCGGGTGGGTTCTGTAGAGCCCATTGCGAGACTGGCTGCCACTGCTGCTGCCAATGCCGCTATCGACGTCTCCTGCTGCCCATCAATTGTTTTCTGTATTGGAATTGTTGCTTGGCCAGATGGTATCTGCTGGACAGGTGCTACCGTACCTGCTCGACGAAACCTCCGCAACAATAGAATCGCTCCTACCACGACGAAGATGCCCAAAATAGAGTATAAGGCAATATACTGATGTACGTCGTGAAATGTCACACTACTAATTATGGGAGCCTCCTTTCGCATATCTTCCAGATCCGTGCCTATTTTATCAAGACTATTAATTGTGTAGttgttttttgaattttcaatAACATCCGAGGATAAGGACacatttatcatattattaattgaatccATATAAGGCGAATAAACCATTGGTCCAGTCTTGAGCACATTCTGATACTCGTTATGAGCATAAATGACACCTTTCTTGTTGCGTAACATGCAACCATGACCTATGCTTATTAATCCAGTCGTATTTAATTGTTCTGCAGAAATTTGATCGCCACACATAATATGTAATGGACACCGATCACaacaaaagtataaatatgtattctttTTATTCAGGTCAATCCACTCGTTATCGCATGGCATTTTCTCAAACTGACATTGCTTTTTCATTCCTGTCTTACATAAGCTATCTTCTggtttcatattataaaacagtttaggtaggttacaataataaatatcggaATAATAATCACAACTTGATAGCAATTCATTTTCTGACATCTGtatgtatgaatttttttctttgtttattgcGACGAGATCTGAAATAGGGACAATTTTGACCATCGTAAGTGCGTCACTCTTATAAGGAACAGAAATCACATTATAGATTTCAAAACCATCTCGGCTGACAAGCGGAACCGAGATTTCCAATATTAATTGCTCATAAAGCATCCTTGCCTTAActcttaaaaatttatatatattgccaAATTGTTTTTGACTATTATTAATTGGCAAAGAAAGATCTGTTGAAATATGAttggatattatatttaattccctGCGTAATTGTTCCGACGAAATAAGGTGAAAATTAAATCGACCATGGTAAATATCGGTGATGGTGTCAATCAGATACTCCTGCATATTCCTTAAATTAGCAAGTACGTTTGTTGCTGAAATGCTGTCAAGAGTAAACTGAGTAATGCGCTCTAGTCTATTGATTTCAGTGACTTGAGTAGTAATTGCCTTCTTAACTTCATTTGCGTgtcgatttattaattttcgtaaattataattttcttcctCTGACCGCTTCATGAGATTGTACTCTGCTTCCAGAACTGATGTCTGATTTTTCCACAGGTTTGCCAAATGCTGCTCATTCTCTTTAACTAAAGAGATATCCTTTTGATATTGTTCAGCGAATGATTCGTCCAATACTCCGAATAAGGAGTGTGCCGCGTATCCGACACCGTTGATAAGGCCGCGCCGACGCCGCTTCGAGCGCGTGCCCGGGTGCTGCGTAAGCAACACCTGATCGTAGTATTTGAGTTCCTCGAAGCTATGACGTAATTGATTCATAGTAATTTCGCAATGTGTTTTTTCATCGAGGGCAGAACACATGCcttgtaaagttttataatattgttcgaATGCCTTTTCACCTTCCCAATAGGGTTTCATCTCATAGTAGACAACGATTCTCCATTTTTCCTGAATTAATTgcatattacttattttgtcTAAGTATAACCCCTTATTATTGTTGAatgtacttatattataattttccggATGCGTAGCTGATacgtatgttaaaaaaaatataaacgaaagCATTATCGCTAAAACGTTACCGAGACCCTTTCGTAGTATGGGCCGTGGTTTTGCAGATATGTTTGATTCGTTTTCGGCTGCTTCTTTACTGCTGTTCTGCACTGGCAAGGGACTTAATTTGACAATTGGCCGTTTGATTACTCCGTTCTTTGTCTTTAGCGAAACTACTCTGACGATATTATCAGTGCCTGGATGTAATTCTACAACTCTGCCCATAGCCCATTTTCCGGGAGGAATATTCGCGTCGTGAATAGCGACCAAGTcttgtaattttaagttttctcGTGGTTTTTGCCATTTACTTCGAGATGTCAATGTAGGCAAGTATTCCGATTGCCACCTCTTCCATATGTCTTGGAAAGTTTTCTCCACTAAGTACCATCTCGTTCTTAAGTCATTTTCGGTGGGCAATAATGAAAGTGTAGGGCCCCCAGTTAAGAAATGAGCTGGtgttagaaaattaatatccTCCGGATCTTCTGAAATTGGACATAGAGGCCTAGTATTTAAACAGGTTTCTAACTGCGCTACGAGTGTCGAAAGTTCTTCATATGTGAATTTTTGATCCCCGATTACCTTCTTTGTATGAGCCTTTAAGCTTTTAACAGCTGCTTCCCATAATCCGCCAGCAGAGGGCCATGCAGGTGCATTGAAATGCCAGTTTATTTCCATATCCGTAATTGTGGTGGCAAATTGTTCTTCTGCGCCGCCATGAAAGGTAAGCTTATGCGCTTGGTCTATTATTAAGTCAGTCAGCCTACCAGTATGTGAAATTATAATGGGATGTTGCATGTCTTTACTAATGAAGGCATTTCGCAACCTTCCCCCCACACGAAGAAGGCCATCCTGTCCAAGATATGGATTCAATGCAATTAGTGTACTTTTATTAATGCTCTCCTTTCTTCTCAACTTTTCTATCTCATAGAAGAAGTCGTCTTCTTGTACGTTGCGAATTATCTTCCGTTTCGCTTCCTTGACTTCAGCTAATGTAAGGTATCGTTCCCTTTTATccttatttcttggtaaaagCCGTAATATCCAAGCAACTATCCTGATTGCCCGTGAGAAACTACTGCAGTTTTGTATTATTCCCTTTACTGTGTTATCTGTACCTTGTactatattaactaaatattgatttttttcttcttccttCGTAAAATATGACTGAGTTTCCTTGTCATTCCTATATAAAGGAAGCCATGATGGACCATTCCACCATAAAGAGTGCATTTCAAGTTGTTTGACGGAAATACCACGACTGGCGCAGTCTGCGGGGTTTTCCTCTGATTTAACATAGCGCCACGTGTTTGACGGCATATCTTGAACAATTTGCTTGACTCTGTTGCTTACAAATGGCTTCCATTTCTCAGGCTGTCCCTGTATCCACCCCAAGGTTACCATGGAATCCGTCCAAccgtaacatttaattttattataccctAAACAtgctttaactttattaaacagcTTTGTTAATAAAACCGCTCCACATAATTCACCTCTCGGAATAGAGATTTTTCCTTTAACGGGTACCAATTTTGTTTTGGCTGCCACCAATGAAACCTTGTTGTTTATTCGACAGTAAATAACTGCGGCATATGCTTTATTTGATGCATCACAAAATCCATGTAGCTCTAATGTGCTGTCCGGACTAGTTTGCAACCACCTCGGGATccttattttagaaatacttagttctatttcttctttaaattgcttccattttttcaaaatagaaGTAGGGATTTGATCATCCCACTTAATGTTTTGCTTCCATACttcttgaaaaattattttcatagctGTAATTGCAGGAGCTAACCAACCCAGTGGGTCAAACAGCTTCGATATATCTGATAGAAGCGCTCTTTTGGTCGTCTTATTCGAGAAATCAAATGACGATTGAAACATAAAGCAGTCTTCTTTCGGGTTCCAGTATACCCCtaatgtttttgaaataagaTCTCctttaaacgtaaatatttgCTGGTTTTTAACCTCGATTAATTTTGTCCGAAATCTCTTTCAGTATTCTTGGTTCATTGGAAGCCCATTTTCATAAAGTAAAACCCCCTGACTGCAACAAATCCTGTAACTCCGTTACCATGCTGCATCCTTCTTCTATAGAATGGGCCCCATATATTAAGTCATCTGTATAAAATGCCTGCTCTGTGATTTCCGCTGCCCGTGGAAACCGAGGTCTTTCATCCATAGCTAGCTGTTTTAAAGTCATCATGGCTAAAAAGGGCGCCGCTTTTGTGCCATACGTTACGGTTGTCAATTCATATTCCTGTAACGGTCGACCTTGTGAATTTCGCCAAATAATTCTTTGCATTTTCCGATCGCACTCAAAAATGTCaatatttctaaacattttctccACGTCTGCGGTGTATACATATCGGAATCTTCTCCACTTTAATATAAGGGATTGTAAGTCTTGTTGTAGGTTGGGACCTGTATACATTACGTCGTTTAAACTAAGTCCCGTTGATGTCTTTGCTGATCCATTGAATACAACACGCAGCTTTGTAGTTTCCGAATGTTCCCGGGTAACACAATGATGAGGTAAGTAATACCCAATCTCCGGACCCTTGTTTTCTATGAAAGACATGTGCCCTAAGTCTTTATACTCATTTATAAAATCCTTATATTGCCTTGCAGTTTTTGGCTGTTTCGCTAATTTCCGTTCCAGGCTGTGAAATTGTGCTACCGCCATTGGTTTGGACAGACCTAAACTTTccttaaaattatcttttagcGGAAGTCGAACCTTGTACTTTCCATTTGCTTGGCGCAGTGTTGTTTTCTTATACAACTCAAGACAATATTGGTCTTCAGAGGACACGACGGATGGGGACTCTTCAATGTCTTCTATTTcccaaaatttctgtaaatcTTCAgtgttatttagtattatgttGCATTGATATGACTTAAGTTT comes from the Pieris brassicae chromosome 4, ilPieBrab1.1, whole genome shotgun sequence genome and includes:
- the LOC123708344 gene encoding cubilin-like; amino-acid sequence: MTYFFLKLLFLILCIVRSKSDIYKNRPKIKTADGDLIIESSYNKNIYLKPNGPRSSIFVGNINVLDINITKKEDIWKPSFEYSNSDRGNKIADPNDIIGRIERLESFSTTLPSTISLNVTYLTRQINTLRNRIRTIQSLINRKGKEECQSHPCENGGTCLNLVNGYYCLCPSNWKGVNCDEDVNECRNYAGTDLGCQNGATCINRPGSYECICKPGWFGLHCTRKERNCTGNDFEICGHGTCLQVTTGVGIKCLCDQGWTTNDTSIACLTDVNECLSSQGPRCSVNPPVECINLPGSFVCGSCPVGYEGDGYVCHDVDECLTLPNGGCSLSPRVSCHNTIGSRLCGSCPPGFEGDGVTCTWRGSCSINSGGCHPSAQCIEIPGYGGQIVQCVCPRGMSGDGIGTNGCFVASNKLRNGTGCENNPCGANGVCHQLRYGYTCICDEGYGGVHCDIQAGICSNNPCLNGGTCRSNGRLARRFRCECTAMFTGDLCQLRVETCGGVLDAEEGSIIYPPTNTTYRPNARCAWVIHTSPDKVINVTFSKFHLEHHAECYYDFVQIHDGRSSASQLVGRFCGTDLPKGGNIISSHNNLYFWFRSDQTISAEGFALHWNSISPICGGVIDATQHGRVNSPGSPGPYPPNRDCYWRLNTNLRKRIQLHFFQLDLETHPNCSFDYLAIYDGLHVTDPLLNKYCNSSQPAPVQSSSPEILIHFHSDAYGSGKGFQITYAPVEGVPGCGGFYTADKGEITSPSYNNKYLNNLICDYKIQTSPETKVRLTFRSFNLERSFRCRFDYIVIYDGPNEDSKLVGKFCGNSIPKTYTSSSNSLFIRFKSDQSISSGGFKVAYESICHKTIMGDSGIIKSPGYPFKYPKNTVCEYVIGTSPGKIIQLSFQDFDIEDNRFYNCQYDYVEVRDGPTSNSSLLGRYCGGSDHIPPIQTSSFNYLFIGFHSDMSISGTGFFANYTTLDIECGGIYRETTGLINYPASGKVYYSNDQSCTWVLIAPEAMHIKLTWNRFDTETQFTCENDFLELIEIDDDYINGTSLGKYCGKSLPPALTTTSNKLMLKFQSDKSVSGLGFSLSYSFLDEKSHCGGVYIKTSGYIYSPGWPDNYEPNKDCTWTITVPEGQQIALKIKDFDLEMPIREKCDLGDYLLIRDGSSDSASLLAKLCGSFKTKRIVSTAHNLYIHFHSDFYLSGKGFSIEWDGALRGCGGTLTSVAGSISSPNYPQNYNDDAECFYKIVTSSGSRIRIVFADLDLEQTMNCRDDYVEIYDGRDVYAPSLGRFCELNNNQTSIETKSNYAFIKFRSDVFLGGKGFLLNYETICNTNISGSYGVIESPGYPNNYPLSLNCLWNITVGLGNRINVTFTHFNIFSFQYRPRLRGIPPWNRYQSPWVVHSRPFHFSPLYTQGGTQCESYLQFKELTEENFSNKHCGTSLPAPISTKSNSMQINFVSGYFNAANGFRLEWVKDGCGAYLKKQRGEIELPKNIKYSKNGLECEWVIETQPGSRVTVILNDVFVEETKNCTVDSIEFYNGQSSSSHLISKICHRGSNTIQSSSNYIFIKFVKKSSLRDVYFSAYYDSDTSGCGGGITSRTGVITSENYPKNYNDNMDCLWYITVPDNHRIELNFLDLDLYSVDDDDESYCGDSIKIYENSYIANSNYTHLICPQSNISQIITNTPYMVLQFTSDSFGSAKGFKANFSATCGAVIEAKYDGVITNDRFISQNRHNCTWVILSHDLGEKIKLTVEHMSIPRSSEVMSNKECPSSFLKFFDGNDINSPVIGEYCGYKVPSAIISHGSALTIMHGTYGDTLSGSFTAHYSTLSNACGGTISSEEGSIASPNYPLSYPLGTDCDWTLRASPGNSMYITFEAFNIVYSDRCNEDYLEIRENNGGGRLLGVYCGETLPVNTTTGSAIYIKFHSGYQNSGTGFLAHFGILHQNEITDKSQGEISSPLYPHPYNREGEFSWRIIGKLTSSITLNIDELVIPKRGEACD